The window TTTGACCGTACTGTAAGTTTTTTGCGGAAGGTAGTACCCCAAAAGCTTTTATTATCCGCGCATGATAGCTGCGACCATGCGTTGAGTAGAATTTCTGATGAATTGCAATGTGATACCAGAATATTAAAGGCGGGCGAGACGTATGATCTTCAAGGGGGATAGTATAGCAGTGCGACACCCTTCAGGGTGGTGGGGAAATATTTCGTTACGCTCCTGTCTGTTGGCGGCTGGTATCGTGCTTTCTTTTAGCGTAACCGGCTCCGCATATTCAGCCGCTTCCGGGGGCAGTGACTTTTCTTATGGTGATGTACCGCCGGCAGGCATAATAGATTACTTGAAACGCCAGAGGGTGATGCCATGCCCTACAGTTGCTGTCCCCAATGCTTCTCCCTCATGGCTGCGGGATATGAATATTGCAGAACTCATCCCCTTGCTGGCGTCAGAGGAAGCGTGCGCCAATGTGCACAGTGTTTACTCCTCGTATAGGGATTGCAGGATGTCAACAGTAGGAAGGGAGGCGGCTTTTCTAATCGAAGGTTTCAGGCTGGGAAGATATCCACCGGAGATGAATTCCGGTAATGCCAGGTTGGGCGTACAGGTGATTGAGCAATGGTGGGGGGAATATCAAAAGGAGTTGCTTAATGTTCGTTGAAAATCTGGCTCACCGGTTTTCTGGGGGGAATAAAAAAAGGCAACAGCAGAAAATCTGCCATTGCCTTTATAAACCGTGTGGTCTTGTATGTCAACAAGTGGTAACCACTTGAAATGCGTGGTGACCCCAAGGGGACTCGAACCCCTGTTCTCGGCGTGAGAGGCCGATGTCCTAGGCCACTAGACGATGGGGCCAAACGGTTCGGTGTATATACCTAAGTGCAGTGGCGTTGTCAACAGTAATTGCCAAAAAAAATCATTCCTGATGATCTGATTTTACTTTTTGGCCATCTCAGCCTGAATTTCACTTTTGGGCTTGCTTTCACTATACCTGCCAAAAAGTTTTGTGCGGGCACGGAGGCTTATGCTGAGTTCCTCGCTCAGGTATTCATCAATGCAGCGCCAGCCCCAGTTGCCTTCTGGTACGCCGGGGCTGTTCATTCGGCAATCGTTGCCAAAACCCAGTGCGTCCTGTAGTGGAAATATAGTCAGACAGCCGATTGAAGACAGTGCGAGGTACATCAGGTCATTGTGGATTCCTGAATCGTCGTGCAGGGTTCTGTTTGCCAATTCTTTAATTGTCTTTCGCAGGTCGTCATTGAGCTGGTGGTTCAGAAACCAGCCCACAGTTGTCTCGTTGTCATGTGTGCCAGTATATACTACGCAGTTTGAGGTGTTATAGTTGTAGGGCAGAAAACTGTTGTCCGGGTTGCCGTCAAAGGCGAACTGCAGCACCTTCATGCCTGGGAGTTCCAGTTTGTCTCTCAGGTCGATTACTTCCTGGGTGATGATTCCCAGATCTTCGGCGATAATGTTTAATTCTCCAAGTCGACGCTGGATCTTTTTGAAAAAACCCGCACCAGGACCTTTTACCCAGTCACCATCTACAGCAGTATCATTTTCCGCCGGGATGGCCCAATATGACTCGAAGGCACGGAAATGGTCAATGCGGGCGATATCTACAAATTCAAAGACATTAGAGAATCGGTCAACCCACCAGTCTTCGAGTTGTTTGCGGACTTCAACTGATTCACTGCTCCAGTTGTACAGGGGATTACCCCAGCGCTGACCGGTTTCACTGAAATAATCCGGCGGGACCCCGGACACTTTATTTGGCAGGAAGGTATCCGGGTCGAGGTCGTAAATGTCTTGGTTGGCCCAGACATCCACCGAGTCCAGCCCGACATAAATGGGGATATCTCCAAAAAGTAATATGTCTAAGTCAGTAGCAAGCGATCTCAGTTGTTTCCACTGTTCGGTAAAGATGAATTGCTCGAATTTGTAATAAAGAATTCGTTCTTTGTGTTTAAGGTAGTGCTTTTTGAGTGTGCTTTCGTCTCTTGCGGCAAGCATTCTTGGCCATTGGAACCAACCTCTGTTAGTGTGTTGCTCTTTTAAAACCATGAACAGGGCATAATCTTCAAGCCATCTGTGTCGGTCGCAAAATAGTTGGAATGCCATGTTGCTTTCAACTTCAAAGTTGGTAAATGCCTCTGCCAGTAGATCTTTTTTGAAATTCCATGAAGCAGTATAGTCCGCCTGGAAGGGAGAGAAATCATAATTGTGGTCAAGGCTTTTAGCGCTGACAAGTCCGGATTGCTTAAGGAGATCCGGACTTATCAATAATGGCGACCCAGCGAAGGCGGCAACGCTCATGTATGGTGAGTTGTCGAAGAGTGGATTGGTTGGGTTGAATGGCAAAAACTGCCAGCAACTCTGTCCGCTTTTGGCAAGAAATTCAAGGAATCGATGGCTGGAATGGCCTATATCGCCTATTCCGTAGGGGGAGGGAAGGGAACTGATATGAGCGAGTATTCCGCTACGTCTGCGCTGTGAGAGTAGGTTAGGCATTGTGGGGTCTGAGTATCGTCTGAAGTTGAGTTAAATCCACATCCTGTAGAATAGCTTGCATGCAACTGATTGTATGAGGAAAAATAACCAATGGCCATACCTTGTTTCCCCAGTGATGAATGCTATAGTATGTAACGACATATAGACACCTTTGCGGTGATGGGTTGATTATGCGTTAGGCGGATCAGCTTTTTTTATCGATATTGCAGATAATTGCGTAGACCTGTTGACAGCCCGAATAATAACGATTGCAAAAAAACTAAAAATGATTTATTTTTGCGATCTTGAAGTTTTTTTGTCTGCGAAATTCTTTTCGCTGGTTTTTATACGTAATATCAGGTAGTTCCAGCAATAGGTGCCAAATCATCGTATTGTGATGAAACCTATCCTAACGTACTTAAGTGTACAGGAATCTGTCTTTCAAATTCAAGTTAATGGAGTGGTAGCCCTGTGCTGTCTGAAATCAAAGAAAATTTACTGAAAGCCGGTAAAGATGAAGGTTGTATCAGCTTTAGCGACCTTAATGAGATTCTGCCAGATGAGATCAAGGATCCGAACGCTATAGAGAAGATTTTTAATTTTCTCGGAGCGCACGATATCGAGATCGTAACGGTTGAGAAATCCGGCGAAAAGAGGACTCTCTCAGGAGAAGTTTG of the Desulfosediminicola ganghwensis genome contains:
- the malQ gene encoding 4-alpha-glucanotransferase, which translates into the protein MPNLLSQRRRSGILAHISSLPSPYGIGDIGHSSHRFLEFLAKSGQSCWQFLPFNPTNPLFDNSPYMSVAAFAGSPLLISPDLLKQSGLVSAKSLDHNYDFSPFQADYTASWNFKKDLLAEAFTNFEVESNMAFQLFCDRHRWLEDYALFMVLKEQHTNRGWFQWPRMLAARDESTLKKHYLKHKERILYYKFEQFIFTEQWKQLRSLATDLDILLFGDIPIYVGLDSVDVWANQDIYDLDPDTFLPNKVSGVPPDYFSETGQRWGNPLYNWSSESVEVRKQLEDWWVDRFSNVFEFVDIARIDHFRAFESYWAIPAENDTAVDGDWVKGPGAGFFKKIQRRLGELNIIAEDLGIITQEVIDLRDKLELPGMKVLQFAFDGNPDNSFLPYNYNTSNCVVYTGTHDNETTVGWFLNHQLNDDLRKTIKELANRTLHDDSGIHNDLMYLALSSIGCLTIFPLQDALGFGNDCRMNSPGVPEGNWGWRCIDEYLSEELSISLRARTKLFGRYSESKPKSEIQAEMAKK